From a single Lolium rigidum isolate FL_2022 chromosome 7, APGP_CSIRO_Lrig_0.1, whole genome shotgun sequence genomic region:
- the LOC124672729 gene encoding primary amine oxidase-like translates to MSFPLILAALSILTTAASSHPHPLDPLSPVELTAVRAAVLASPLVPARPLTFHYVGLDEPDKPDVLSYAEARSSSSRTALPRRAFVVACAGGQSHELRVDITDATAPSVLSHAVHHGTGFPMLTLDEQFTAVALPPRHAPFVESVRRRGVDMDDVLCAVFPVGWFGDAGSSEEKVRQRRVVKLLCFVAGATANFYARPLEGVTLVVDLDRMAIVEYRDRVVYPVPKAEGTDYQTGKAGTPYAGPAAAPGVVVQPEGRGFHIDGHFVRWANWEFHVGFDMRAGTVISLASIHDAKAGARRRVLYRGFVSEVFVPYMDPAEEWYYRTFLDAGEYGLGLWAFPLQPGADCPANAAYLDGYYAGQDGKPVENKNMICVFERYAGDVAWRHTEAGFPDRLITEVRPDVSLVVRMVVSCGNYDYILDWEFKTSGSIKFVVSLTGLLEVKGTDYTHADQIREDAHGTLVAENTLAVYHDHYVTYYLDLDVDGTNNSFVKNMITTRRNTAGTPRKSYWTVRREVAETEADAQVDVNAAPADLLIVNPNRRTRMGNEVGYRVVPGGATAASVLDDDDYPQRRASYSKKQLWVTPYNRDEKWAPGLYADQSTGDDGLAAWSGRDRGIRNEDIVLWYTVGIHHIPYQDDFPVMPTVSGGFELRPANFFERNPLLKTRPSMRDQLPFPNCSCTGDSS, encoded by the exons ATGTCGTTTCCTCTCATCCTCGCCGCGCTCTCCATCCTGACTACAGCAGCATCCAGCCATCCGCACCCACTCGACCCTCTCTCACCCGTGGAGCTCACCGCCGTCCGCGCGGCCGTGCTCGCCTCGCCGCTCGTCCCCGCTCGCCCGCTCACATTCCACTACGTCGGCCTCGATGAGCCCGACAAGCCGGACGTCCTATCCTACGCCGAGgcacgctcctcctcctcccgcaccgCCCTGCCGCGCCGCGCGTTCGTCGTCGCCTGCGCCGGCGGCCAGTCCCACGAGCTCCGCGTCGACATCACCGACGCCACGGCGCCCTCCGTCCTCTCGCACGCTGTCCACCACGGCACGGGGTTCCCGATGCTCACGCTGGACGAGCAGTTCACGGCGGTGGCGCTGCCGCCTAGGCACGCGCCGTTCGTGGAGTCCGTGCGCCGTCGCGGCGTGGACATGGACGACGTCCTCTGCGCCGTGTTCCCCGTCGGGTGGTTCGGCGACGCCGGCAGCTCGGAGGAGAAGGTGCGGCAGCGGAGGGTGGTGAAGCTGCTGTGCTTCGTGGCCGGCGCGACGGCCAACTTCTACGCGCGGCCGCTGGAGGGCGTGACGCTGGTGGTGGACCTCGACCGGATGGCCATCGTCGAGTACAGGGATAGGGTGGTGTACCCGGTGCCCAAGGCCGAAGGGACGGACTACCAGACCGGCAAGGCCGGGACGCCGTATGCCGGACCCGCGGCGGCGCCCGGCGTGGTGGTGCAGCCGGAGGGCAGGGGCTTCCACATCGACGGCCACTTCGTCAG GTGGGCCAACTGGGAGTTTCACGTGGGCTTTGACATGCGCGCCGGCACAGTCATCTCACTGGCCTCGATCCACGACGCCAAGGCCGGCGCGCGGCGGAGGGTGCTCTACCGCGGGTTCGTGTCGGAGGTCTTCGTGCCGTACATGGACCCGGCGGAAGAGTGGTACTACCGCACGTTCCTGGACGCCGGCGAGTACGGCCTGGGCCTCTGGGCCTTCCCGCTCCAGCCGGGCGCCGACTGCCCAGCCAACGCCGCGTACCTCGACGGCTACTACGCCGGCCAGGACGGCAAGCCCGTCGAGAACAAGAACATGATCTGCGTCTTCGAGCGGTACGCCGGCGACGTCGCGTGGCGCCACACCGAGGCCGGTTTCCCCGACCGACTG ATCACGGAGGTCCGGCCTGACGTGAGCTTGGTGGTGAGGATGGTGGTGTCGTGCGGGAATTATGACTACATATTGGATTGGGAGTTCAAGACGAGCGGCTCCATCAAATTCGTG GTATCTCTGACAGGTCTCCTAGAGGTGAAGGGGACGGACTACACGCACGCCGACCAGATCAGGGAGGACGCGCATGGCACGCTGGTGGCGGAGAACACCCTCGCCGTCTACCACGACCACTACGTCACCTACTATCTCGACCTCGACGTCGACGGCACCAACAACTCTTTCGTCAAGAACATGATCACCACGAGGCGCAACACCGCCGGCACGCCACGGAAAAGCTACTGGACGGTGCGTCGGGAGGTGGCCGAGACAGAGGCGGATGCGCAGGTGGACGTGAACGCGGCGCCCGCGGATCTGCTGATCGTGAACCCGAACAGGAGGACGAGGATGGGCAACGAGGTCGGGTACCGTGTCGTCCCGGGCGGCGCAACGGCGGCGTCAGTGCTGGACGACGACGACTACCCGCAGCGGCGAGCGAGCTATAGCAAGAAGCAGCTGTGGGTGACGCCGTACAACAGGGACGAGAAGTGGGCGCCCGGGCTGTACGCCGACcagagcaccggcgacgacggccTGGCCGCCTGGAGCGGGAGGGACAGGGGGATACGGAATGAGGACATCGTGCTGTGGTACACTGTGGGCATCCACCACATACCGTACCAGGATGATTTCCCGGTGATGCCGACGGTGAGCGGCGGGTTCGAGCTCCGGCCGGCAAACTTCTTCGAGCGGAACCCGTTGCTCAAAACAAGACCCTCCATGCGTGACCAACTGCCTTTCCCTAACTGCTCATGCACCGGTGATTCCAGCTGA
- the LOC124675282 gene encoding galacturonosyltransferase 8-like, translating to MAAAAASSRRATLPVTVLVLLLLVAAAPPAAGGGGGGGSAAVNGDRLRAEQIRKQASDAAASAAALAAASRRLHLDRARHLRLLSSLHRNLTATLRDLASASASVPDPASSQADRARRLDLQAKDLIRAARAAIADAKPLFDPQLKIQRLKDAIFARNELLARAKKRGAFASLIAAKSIPKPLHCLAVRLTAERIALPDKFADPKPPPAALEDPALFHYAIFSDNVLAASVVVRSAVANSQDPSKHVFHVVTDRMNLGAMQVIIRLMDLQGAHYEVKAYEDYKFLNSSYVPVLRQLESANLQKFYFENKLENATKDASNMKFRNPKYLSMLNHLRFYLPEMYPKLQKILFLDDDVVVQRDLTGLWKIDMDGKVNGAVETCFGSFHRYWQYMNFSHPLIKEKFNPNACGWAYGMNFFDLNSWRREKSTEQYHYWQNQNENRLLWKLGTLPPGLITFYSTTKPLDKSWHVLGLGYNPSISMEEIRNAAVVHFNGNMKPWLDIGMNQFRHLWTKYVDYGDSFIRQCNFAPP from the exons atggccgccgccgccgcaagctCTAGGCGCGCCACCCTTCCCGTCACCgtcctcgtgctcctcctcctggtcgccgccgcaccgcccgctgcaggcggcggcggcggcggcggctccgcggCCGTGAACGGCGACCGCCTCCGCGCGGAGCAGATCCGGAAGCAGGCCTCGGAcgcggccgcctccgccgccgcgctcgccgcggcctcccgccgcctccacctcgacCGCGCGCGGCACCTCCGCCTGCTCTCCTCCCTCCACCGCAACCTCACCGCCACGCTCCGGgacctcgcctccgcctccgcctccgtgcCCGACCCGGCGTCGTCCCAGGCCGACCGGGCCCGCCGGCTCGACCTCCAGGCCAAGGACCTgatccgcgccgcccgcgccgccatcgccgacgcCAAGCCGCTCTTCGACCCGCAGCTCAAAATCCAGCGCCTCAAGGACGCCATCTTCGCGCGCAACGAGCTGCTCGCGCGCGCCAAGAAGCGCGGCGCCTTCGCCTCCCTCATCGCCGCCAAATCCATACCCAAGCCGCTCCACTGCCTCGCCGTGCGCCTCACCGCCGAGCGGATCGCGCTGCCCGACAAGTTCGCCGACCCgaagccgccgccggcagcgctcGAGGACCCAGCGCTATTCCACTACGCCATCTTCTCCGACAACGTCCTCGCGGCCTCCGTCGTCGTCCGCTCCGCCGTCGCCAATTCGCAGGACCCCTCCAAGCACGTCTTCCACGTTGTCACGGACCGAATGAACCTCGGGGCTATGCAG GTGATAATCCGCCTAATGGACTTACAAGGGGCACACTATGAGGTCAAAGCATATGAAGATTACAAATTTCTTAACTCTTCATATGTTCCTGTGCTACGGCAACTTGAGTCGGCGAACCTCCAAAAGTTCTATTTTGAGAATAAGCTTGAGAATGCCACTAAAGATGCTAGCAATATGAAGTTCAGAAATCCCAAGTACCTCTCGATGCTCAACCACTTGCGGTTCTACTTACCTGAGATGTATCCAAAGCTGCAGAAGATTCTTTTCTTGGACGATGATGTTGTGGTACAGAGGGATCTTACAGGATTGTGGAAGATTGACATGGATGGAAAGGTGAATGGAGCAGTAGAAACATGCTTCGGATCATTTCATCGATATTGGCAGTATATGAACTTCTCGCACCCCCTTATCAAAGAGAAGTTCAACCCTAATGCATGTGGATGGGCTTATGGCATGAACTTCTTTGATCTTAATTCTTGGAGGAGGGAAAAATCTACTGAGCAGTACCATTACTGGCAGAATCAG AATGAGAACCGCTTATTATGGAAGTTAGGAACATTGCCCCCCGGTTTAATCACATTCTACTCGACCACAAAGCCTCTGGACAAATCTTGGCATGTTCTTGGGCTGGGATATAATCCAAGCATCAGCATGGAGGAGATTAGAAATGCTGCTGTTGTGCATTTCAATGGTAACATGAAGCCTTGGCTGGATATTGGTATGAACCAGTTCAGGCACCTTTGGACAAAGTATGTGGATTATGGCGACTCATTCATTCGCCAGTGCAATTTTGCACCTCCATAG